One genomic segment of Rhizobium oryzihabitans includes these proteins:
- a CDS encoding type IV secretory system conjugative DNA transfer family protein yields the protein MSVNNYRLFYLAFCLAIAFMIWSLSYGALLGIIYKDPRILNLTLGSQPFAPILQLWYFASNVVLQRVALMAMVPTIAIVAVVAYVGLRQSSQPLGHAAFQTVADLRRGKWFRKDGHIFGRHGKNILRTKDDRHHLVIGPTRSGKGAGYVIPNALMHVGSMLVTDLKGEIYTATAAHRRKMGNQVYLFSPGQEETHRWNPMDFIRGDRGNRTTDIQNMASILVPKSSAGDGGFWQLMAQRVAAGLISYVEESEFYEGRRNLGEVSSLLNSGEPLQTLMKLIMENEPYLSKFTKESFNAYIALPEKTAGSAITELQNALAPFQNERIVAATETTDIDLAMMNRKPISVYLAPNITDITILRPLLTLFVQQLMNLLTLEHNPNAVPVYFLLDEFRQLKKMDEIMTKLPYVAGYNIKLAFIIQDISNLDEIYGEKSRQSLLGNCGYQLILGANDQTTAEYVSRALGKQTIRYQSESRTIELVGLPRRTKVEQIRERDLMMPQEVRKMADKNFVLLIEGQSPIFGDKLRYFETEPFKTAEAYSKANRPAVGKISLPVHKPVPPLTEEYLNACRKEERTAAEVPRPDEPSEAAPVENVIRATGRISDIAPVMAAEAVTDDGFALKVLEPKRTMVAEPVALDEELSLEEGITLKVLGAKKAIPVDLFDETVTDAERRTSSAKKKSSLKTLKQVVLDLPETD from the coding sequence ATGAGCGTGAACAACTATCGGCTGTTCTATCTAGCATTTTGTCTCGCCATCGCATTTATGATCTGGTCGCTCTCCTACGGAGCGTTGCTTGGGATAATCTACAAAGACCCTCGCATACTAAATTTGACGCTCGGCAGTCAGCCCTTCGCACCGATCCTGCAGCTTTGGTATTTTGCCTCGAACGTTGTTCTACAGCGCGTTGCGCTGATGGCGATGGTTCCGACAATCGCGATCGTAGCCGTCGTCGCTTATGTGGGGCTGCGGCAAAGCTCACAGCCACTCGGACACGCAGCGTTCCAGACCGTCGCCGATCTGCGACGGGGAAAATGGTTTCGGAAAGACGGTCATATCTTCGGGCGTCATGGCAAAAACATCCTTCGGACAAAAGACGATCGACATCATCTGGTCATCGGCCCGACCCGCTCCGGTAAAGGTGCGGGCTATGTTATTCCCAATGCCCTGATGCATGTTGGCTCGATGCTCGTCACGGATTTGAAGGGCGAGATCTACACGGCAACAGCCGCGCACCGCCGCAAGATGGGCAACCAAGTCTATCTGTTTTCTCCGGGTCAAGAGGAAACGCACCGCTGGAACCCGATGGACTTCATTCGCGGCGATCGCGGAAACCGGACCACAGATATCCAGAACATGGCCTCGATCCTCGTCCCCAAGTCCTCGGCCGGCGACGGTGGTTTTTGGCAGCTGATGGCGCAGCGCGTCGCGGCCGGCTTGATCAGCTATGTCGAGGAAAGCGAATTCTACGAAGGCCGCAGAAACCTCGGCGAAGTCAGTTCTCTTCTCAATTCCGGGGAGCCGCTTCAAACCCTCATGAAGCTCATTATGGAGAACGAACCATATCTCTCCAAATTCACGAAAGAGAGCTTCAACGCCTATATTGCCCTGCCGGAAAAGACCGCTGGTTCGGCGATAACCGAACTGCAGAATGCACTGGCTCCTTTCCAGAACGAGCGGATCGTGGCGGCGACCGAGACAACGGACATCGACCTGGCCATGATGAACCGTAAACCGATCTCGGTATATCTCGCGCCAAACATCACCGACATCACCATCTTGCGCCCTCTGCTGACGCTGTTTGTGCAGCAGCTAATGAACCTCCTGACCCTGGAGCACAATCCAAACGCAGTGCCGGTCTATTTCCTGCTCGATGAGTTCCGCCAGCTCAAAAAGATGGACGAGATCATGACCAAGCTGCCCTATGTGGCAGGCTACAATATCAAACTCGCCTTCATCATCCAGGACATCAGCAATCTTGATGAGATCTATGGCGAAAAATCGCGGCAATCGCTTCTCGGCAACTGCGGTTATCAATTGATCCTTGGTGCCAACGATCAGACCACGGCGGAATATGTTTCGCGGGCGCTCGGGAAACAGACAATACGCTATCAGTCAGAATCCCGGACCATTGAACTCGTCGGGCTGCCGCGCCGAACCAAGGTCGAGCAAATCCGCGAGCGCGATCTGATGATGCCACAGGAAGTCCGCAAAATGGCGGACAAGAATTTCGTGCTGTTGATCGAGGGGCAAAGCCCGATATTCGGTGACAAGCTCCGGTACTTCGAGACCGAACCGTTCAAAACAGCTGAGGCTTACTCGAAGGCTAATCGTCCAGCCGTAGGCAAGATCTCCTTGCCAGTTCACAAGCCTGTCCCACCTCTCACAGAAGAATACCTTAACGCATGCCGAAAGGAGGAGAGGACCGCTGCGGAGGTACCGCGGCCGGACGAACCTTCCGAAGCTGCGCCGGTGGAGAATGTCATCAGGGCAACGGGACGGATCTCGGACATTGCGCCTGTTATGGCAGCTGAAGCGGTGACCGACGATGGGTTCGCGCTCAAGGTCCTCGAACCAAAGCGAACCATGGTTGCTGAGCCTGTCGCTCTGGACGAGGAACTTTCCCTCGAGGAGGGAATTACGCTCAAGGTATTGGGTGCGAAGAAGGCCATACCGGTGGACCTGTTCGATGAGACGGTCACGGACGCGGAAAGACGCACATCCAGCGCCAAGAAGAAAAGTTCGTTGAAGACGTTAAAGCAGGTTGTTCTTGATCTTCCCGAGACCGACTGA
- a CDS encoding ImuA family protein, translating into MPVRANASTLAELQDAIDKIEGVSRSERKVLPFGVPAIDNHLPYGGLAYGAIHEIGGGGGDTVVGASSALFTAGIAARTTGKVLWCLTRTDLFPPALAQAGLDPNRVIFVESDNELGVCEAFEEALRFGGLAAVVAEMVRLPMDISRRFQLAAEKTGTLGLVLRRWRRQQEATDFGNPTAAATRWRVSPLASEPLPVEGIGRPRWVLEMIRQRAGECFDVEVAACDHRGQMAEVEHWRHFRPGTVASVGWK; encoded by the coding sequence GTGCCTGTTCGCGCGAATGCATCCACTTTGGCCGAGCTTCAGGACGCAATCGACAAGATCGAAGGCGTATCTCGAAGCGAACGCAAGGTACTGCCTTTCGGAGTGCCGGCGATCGATAACCATCTGCCGTATGGTGGGCTCGCCTATGGCGCCATCCACGAAATCGGCGGAGGCGGAGGCGATACCGTTGTCGGCGCGTCATCGGCATTGTTCACAGCTGGCATTGCCGCCAGGACAACCGGCAAAGTTCTGTGGTGTCTGACGCGCACAGATTTGTTTCCACCTGCGCTTGCCCAAGCCGGCCTCGATCCCAACCGGGTTATTTTTGTGGAATCTGACAACGAGCTGGGCGTTTGCGAGGCCTTTGAGGAAGCCTTACGGTTCGGCGGACTTGCGGCCGTGGTCGCGGAGATGGTTCGCTTGCCCATGGACATTTCTCGGCGCTTCCAACTGGCGGCCGAAAAGACGGGGACTCTCGGTCTTGTCCTACGCCGATGGCGCCGGCAACAAGAAGCTACGGATTTTGGCAACCCCACAGCCGCGGCGACGAGATGGCGTGTTAGCCCACTTGCCTCAGAGCCGTTACCTGTAGAGGGTATCGGCCGCCCGCGCTGGGTGCTGGAAATGATACGGCAGAGGGCAGGGGAATGTTTCGATGTTGAAGTGGCCGCCTGCGATCACAGAGGGCAAATGGCCGAAGTCGAACACTGGCGGCATTTCAGACCCGGTACGGTCGCTTCGGTGGGCTGGAAATGA
- a CDS encoding restriction endonuclease, whose translation MAALDFTEIASAQSGPDRDRFELFAREFFDSEGFRIIEQPDRGADGGRDLIVEEDRSGPGGVNVVRWLVSCKHKAHSGASVSPGDEINIRDRLYTHRCQGFVSFYSTLPSSGLGQTLRALQPDFEYLQLDSEVVERKLLDSPRGRVLAARYMPKSFNRWIQASRAAAITSPSADPQLSTNKFFLRAPHDDLQSARAEAAERNTMVFIVIYDPDHPTHSKLDYSLGYFMEYQTTKRLVDQHFVAVVGPSNDPELSALVPKDDPLENCLWVVLTSTGEILIREGVYANADEGLKRVRQAIDL comes from the coding sequence ATGGCAGCTTTGGATTTCACCGAGATTGCGTCGGCACAGAGTGGTCCCGACAGAGATCGCTTCGAACTTTTCGCAAGGGAATTTTTTGACTCTGAAGGTTTTAGAATTATTGAACAACCAGACCGGGGCGCAGATGGTGGTCGCGATCTTATCGTCGAAGAGGATCGCTCAGGTCCAGGTGGTGTGAATGTTGTTCGTTGGTTGGTGAGCTGTAAACACAAAGCGCACTCGGGCGCATCCGTCAGCCCGGGTGACGAAATCAATATTCGTGACCGCCTATACACGCACCGTTGCCAGGGCTTCGTCTCGTTCTACTCCACCCTCCCAAGCAGCGGCTTAGGTCAGACCCTCCGTGCTCTTCAGCCAGACTTTGAGTATCTGCAGCTCGATAGCGAAGTGGTTGAACGAAAGTTGCTGGACAGCCCAAGAGGGAGAGTGCTGGCAGCTCGCTATATGCCGAAATCTTTCAACCGCTGGATCCAAGCATCACGCGCGGCAGCGATAACATCACCATCAGCCGATCCTCAACTGAGTACCAACAAATTCTTCCTGCGAGCTCCACACGATGATTTGCAGTCCGCTCGGGCCGAAGCCGCAGAGCGGAACACGATGGTTTTTATTGTTATTTATGATCCAGACCACCCTACGCACAGCAAGCTTGATTATTCCCTTGGATACTTCATGGAATACCAAACCACGAAACGACTTGTTGACCAGCACTTCGTGGCAGTAGTTGGACCGAGCAACGATCCCGAGTTAAGCGCGCTCGTTCCAAAGGACGATCCACTAGAAAACTGTTTATGGGTGGTATTGACCTCCACTGGCGAGATACTAATTCGCGAAGGCGTGTACGCAAATGCCGATGAGGGCTTGAAGCGTGTCCGCCAAGCAATTGACCTTTAA
- a CDS encoding ComEC/Rec2 family competence protein, with product MADFYELDFLEVHTSKSGDAIAIRYERWGQTSIHVVDAGYAATGDALVTHIRQHYGNPDKIDHVVVTHPDQDHAEGIIKILENFEVGTLWMNRPWVHAADMIHYFPTCNSIPHLESRLHRLYPYLDDIEKLAIKQGVDIRDAFQGATIGAFTVLAPSRQRFIELVAHSDRTPEVIEEARGINWFGLDALVEVAKKAIAYIQMGWGEEKFSPEATSNENEMSIVQFAHLNNDKILLTADAGREGMDEAADYAPLAGLTLPGINRFQTPHHGSRRNVSTEILDRWLGERLDSPPEEDKGQFTAIISAAREDPSHPRKATIRGLRHRGARVLSTGDGRGTKRIYRNAPERQGWSAAISLPYPDTQED from the coding sequence ATGGCTGATTTTTACGAACTCGATTTCTTAGAGGTCCATACGAGTAAGAGCGGCGATGCAATCGCAATCCGCTATGAGCGGTGGGGGCAAACTTCTATTCACGTTGTTGATGCAGGATACGCAGCTACCGGAGACGCCTTGGTGACCCACATCAGGCAGCACTACGGCAACCCCGATAAGATAGATCATGTTGTTGTTACCCATCCTGATCAGGACCACGCAGAAGGGATCATTAAGATCCTCGAAAATTTCGAAGTCGGCACGCTCTGGATGAATCGCCCGTGGGTCCACGCAGCGGACATGATCCACTATTTCCCTACATGCAACTCCATCCCGCACCTCGAAAGCCGCTTGCACCGGCTCTATCCTTACTTGGATGACATCGAAAAACTCGCCATCAAACAAGGCGTCGATATCCGAGACGCATTTCAAGGGGCAACCATCGGAGCCTTTACCGTGCTAGCCCCCAGCCGACAGCGCTTCATTGAGCTTGTTGCGCATTCCGATCGAACACCTGAGGTGATCGAAGAGGCACGAGGTATCAATTGGTTTGGCCTCGATGCATTAGTAGAGGTCGCAAAAAAAGCGATAGCGTATATCCAAATGGGCTGGGGCGAAGAAAAGTTCTCTCCTGAAGCCACATCCAACGAAAACGAGATGAGCATTGTTCAGTTCGCCCATCTGAACAATGACAAAATTTTGTTGACCGCAGATGCAGGCCGTGAAGGAATGGACGAAGCCGCAGATTATGCACCTTTGGCTGGATTGACATTGCCTGGTATTAACCGATTTCAAACGCCTCATCACGGTTCACGCCGCAACGTATCGACCGAAATTCTGGATCGTTGGCTAGGGGAGCGTCTCGATAGCCCTCCAGAAGAAGATAAAGGCCAATTCACCGCCATTATCAGTGCGGCGCGCGAAGACCCAAGCCACCCCCGTAAAGCAACGATACGTGGCCTCCGGCACCGTGGAGCAAGAGTGCTTAGCACCGGGGACGGGCGAGGTACCAAACGGATTTATCGCAATGCGCCAGAACGTCAAGGATGGTCGGCCGCAATAAGCCTACCATATCCTGACACGCAGGAGGACTAG
- a CDS encoding LPD7 domain-containing protein: MPAPRRLVERLEAVAKGSQPAVVKMASYGGGGRLGAMVEYVSRKGEIAIETETGERLRSRGELAALKSEWEPLFQNRNESRDIASFTVRIETDAIGSEEDVHSAVRHVLEGGLGNRRFAYAVEQPARGVLHVQGVLVLRSKEGERLTGDDVAAEIVQGRFDKGRTVNGAASRFSFSRYGNGVEYGTARVRDLVEANAGVRDDRGRAIETEKAAGDLVQKEWRSELHSRKGRDVMHVILSARAGTNAEAFENAARDFLAHQFEGFKYAFSMHDPMHDPKEQSEGGKRPHIHVHALVVMRNQHGERVETSPQIFRQWRALLAEKARDHGIAMEMTDRREMASSPAFTRNQVRAVDTTGRTSHVGTSPAAQTRYDNKRAEVRTVATTEQSLQHAFDAKRAWSSVADRSEDEKVVQFALAAEARLSSAIRSSLAGLEVSAMRGEFESVKDAARQHLADIVREGEVMSDDMTRADFEAYETNVSKALANYGSLIDEDEKEQFSLISERAQNMVEARRKVIELQEELDDVRSKARPNSIVRDLASSIATLSPVARVLEAVDEAFKEGVAAVEANIKQGISAAEANVKQSLEPAVPAAAEKSGEGEQKPSRSLPAEITSQYFLQHAADGAVRVFTNSKATREVFQDAGEKLRSKIYDPTAVRLMIDTAAHRGWTSVEIAGSKEFRREAWLEGQARGIAVKGYQPNELDWQEVSRREQSHLKNEIRHIEEKLVAAENRAGPKSEKGEVTAEKVAATAAAKSRAGFREGVTGELIEVGSKPYQDKPENETSPYVVLRTAEGERTVWGVGLPDALSHADAKEGDTITLREAGMEKVEKTVIREVEGKKVRSVELVDRRKWEAEVLPERDDKSAEVETSPTAGPVVEEKAAVREGEASQAEPAARQLNRLDELRQEREEKRDRDDQER; encoded by the coding sequence GTGCCCGCTCCCCGACGTTTGGTCGAACGGCTTGAAGCCGTGGCGAAAGGCAGTCAGCCAGCCGTTGTAAAAATGGCTTCCTATGGTGGCGGCGGTCGGCTCGGTGCTATGGTGGAGTATGTTTCGCGTAAAGGCGAGATTGCGATCGAGACGGAGACCGGAGAGCGCCTGCGCAGCAGAGGAGAGCTCGCAGCGCTTAAATCGGAGTGGGAGCCTCTTTTCCAGAACCGGAATGAAAGCCGGGACATCGCGAGTTTCACAGTTCGAATAGAAACTGACGCCATAGGAAGCGAAGAGGACGTGCATAGCGCGGTGCGCCATGTCCTTGAGGGCGGCTTGGGAAACCGAAGGTTTGCCTATGCGGTTGAGCAGCCGGCTCGCGGCGTGCTCCATGTTCAAGGTGTCCTGGTTCTCCGGAGCAAGGAGGGCGAACGGCTAACTGGTGACGACGTTGCAGCAGAAATTGTCCAAGGCCGGTTCGATAAGGGCCGCACAGTAAACGGTGCTGCGTCGAGATTTTCATTCTCGCGATATGGCAATGGCGTTGAGTACGGTACGGCAAGGGTGCGGGATCTTGTTGAGGCCAATGCGGGCGTCCGAGACGACCGTGGCCGCGCTATTGAGACGGAGAAGGCCGCCGGCGATCTCGTGCAGAAGGAATGGCGTTCTGAACTGCACAGTCGCAAGGGCAGGGACGTTATGCACGTCATCCTTTCCGCACGCGCTGGTACGAACGCAGAGGCTTTTGAGAACGCCGCCCGTGATTTTCTGGCGCATCAATTCGAGGGCTTTAAATACGCCTTTTCGATGCATGACCCGATGCACGATCCGAAGGAGCAGAGCGAAGGTGGCAAGCGGCCACACATCCATGTTCATGCTCTCGTGGTGATGCGCAACCAGCACGGCGAACGGGTAGAGACCAGCCCGCAGATTTTCCGGCAGTGGCGAGCGCTCTTGGCCGAGAAGGCAAGGGACCACGGTATAGCTATGGAAATGACTGACCGCCGCGAAATGGCGTCCTCGCCTGCCTTCACGCGCAACCAGGTGAGGGCAGTCGATACTACGGGCAGAACTAGTCATGTCGGGACTAGCCCCGCAGCGCAGACGCGCTACGACAATAAGCGAGCCGAGGTCCGGACGGTCGCGACCACCGAGCAGAGTCTTCAGCACGCATTCGACGCGAAAAGGGCATGGTCTTCTGTCGCCGATCGTTCCGAGGATGAGAAGGTGGTCCAATTTGCCTTGGCTGCTGAAGCCAGGCTGTCTTCAGCGATCCGCAGCAGCCTTGCGGGTCTGGAAGTGTCGGCCATGCGTGGTGAGTTCGAAAGCGTAAAAGATGCAGCGCGCCAGCATTTGGCGGATATTGTCAGAGAGGGTGAAGTAATGAGTGATGACATGACAAGGGCAGATTTCGAGGCCTACGAAACGAATGTTTCTAAGGCTCTCGCCAACTACGGGTCGTTGATTGACGAAGACGAAAAGGAGCAGTTCAGCCTTATTTCGGAGCGGGCGCAAAACATGGTCGAAGCGCGCCGAAAGGTGATTGAGCTTCAGGAGGAACTTGATGATGTTCGCTCCAAGGCGCGTCCGAATTCCATTGTTCGAGATCTGGCCTCGTCGATCGCAACTTTGAGCCCCGTGGCTCGTGTTCTTGAAGCCGTTGACGAGGCCTTCAAAGAAGGCGTCGCAGCGGTCGAGGCGAACATCAAGCAAGGCATTTCGGCGGCCGAGGCAAACGTCAAACAATCTCTCGAACCTGCGGTCCCAGCTGCGGCCGAGAAGAGCGGTGAAGGGGAGCAGAAGCCGTCACGTTCCCTGCCTGCAGAAATCACCAGCCAGTATTTCTTGCAGCACGCAGCAGATGGCGCCGTTCGTGTTTTCACCAATTCGAAGGCCACTCGCGAAGTCTTCCAAGATGCCGGCGAAAAACTGCGGAGCAAAATTTACGATCCGACCGCTGTTCGCCTGATGATCGATACCGCTGCGCATCGCGGCTGGACGAGCGTTGAAATCGCGGGCTCAAAAGAATTTAGGCGAGAGGCCTGGCTTGAAGGACAGGCGAGGGGTATCGCCGTCAAGGGCTATCAGCCTAACGAACTGGACTGGCAGGAAGTCAGTCGGCGTGAACAGTCGCACCTGAAGAACGAGATCCGGCACATTGAAGAAAAGCTTGTTGCTGCTGAAAACCGGGCAGGGCCAAAAAGCGAAAAGGGCGAAGTTACCGCCGAGAAGGTTGCTGCAACAGCCGCCGCAAAGAGCCGGGCGGGCTTCCGCGAGGGCGTGACCGGAGAGCTGATCGAGGTAGGCTCCAAGCCGTATCAGGACAAGCCCGAAAACGAAACGTCGCCGTATGTTGTTCTTCGAACGGCTGAAGGAGAGCGTACAGTGTGGGGTGTTGGCCTGCCAGATGCACTCTCGCATGCCGACGCGAAAGAGGGCGACACCATCACGCTGCGAGAAGCCGGTATGGAGAAGGTCGAGAAGACCGTCATCCGTGAAGTTGAGGGTAAAAAGGTCAGGTCGGTTGAACTGGTTGACCGGCGCAAGTGGGAAGCCGAAGTCCTCCCGGAGCGCGATGACAAGTCTGCCGAGGTCGAGACTTCTCCCACTGCGGGTCCCGTGGTAGAAGAAAAGGCAGCAGTCCGAGAAGGCGAAGCCTCACAGGCGGAACCTGCGGCAAGGCAGTTGAACCGCCTTGATGAACTAAGGCAGGAGCGCGAAGAGAAGCGCGATCGAGACGACCAGGAACGGTAA
- a CDS encoding plasmid mobilization protein, which produces MARSGKTSAVGPSATGKDRRINFRLNGAEYSAVQEAAAKAGMTVSAFFRSLSLEGAGVRPVFNDKDRAILFLLHEDMRKIGVNLNQVARSLNAGRVVDPEEVKIALRNVKIIADELSLELRNASMRAGKSRRGEA; this is translated from the coding sequence ATGGCAAGAAGTGGGAAGACATCCGCGGTTGGACCGTCTGCGACTGGTAAGGATCGCCGGATTAACTTCCGTCTAAACGGCGCCGAATATTCGGCTGTCCAGGAGGCAGCAGCGAAAGCCGGAATGACCGTTTCCGCTTTCTTTCGGTCGCTTTCCCTGGAGGGTGCAGGCGTTCGTCCGGTCTTCAATGACAAGGACCGCGCCATCCTTTTTTTGCTTCATGAAGACATGCGAAAGATCGGTGTTAATCTCAACCAGGTGGCGCGATCGTTAAACGCTGGGCGTGTCGTGGATCCCGAGGAGGTGAAAATTGCTCTTCGAAACGTCAAAATCATTGCTGACGAACTGAGCCTGGAACTGCGCAACGCTTCAATGCGAGCCGGTAAATCGCGCCGAGGCGAGGCATGA